In Cardinium endosymbiont of Dermatophagoides farinae, the sequence ATTTTAGTTGGTGGCTTTTTGTACCATAACAACAGCTTAGGCAAGCTCTTATCCATCATACAGGTGTTAACCAGTGAAAAGGAAGAGCAAAATGCAAGGCAATTTTTTAATAAGCAACAAGTAGAAGCACTTGCTTATGAAAGCAGCTATATCATATGCCAATTGAACAATTGGCTCACTCGATTAGAGGAATCAGATCAGCGCTTGCTTGCTTATTCCGCCCAAGCCACTAGGTTGAATAAGTATTTTAACAGCGTTTTTCAACATTTAAAGCATAATCTCCATTTAGTCACCAATTGGATTAGCATGGATCAACTATTAGCCGAATGTTTCGATGCTATAAAAATTAGCAATATATACGATACGCCCTATGTAGTGATTAATACAAAACACCTTTATATGCAGTGTGCCATAGAAAGTATAAAAAATCTAATTATCAGCAGTTTATATTCCTGCAGTGCATACCAATCTCTACATAGCCATCAAAAAAAGGATATCTATATGTATATAGATGATACACAGTTGGGCTATCGGTTAACCCTTTTACAGGGTAAATTGCAAAAAATCAATGCGATCCGATTTGTGATTACAACTGCAATCAGGCTACCTATGATACGTCCAACCTATAAGGTCGCAGAGATGGCAGATATTCAGATTTTAGCTGACAGTGAAGAAAAAATAGACTTAGGAAACCAACATATTGTCCATGCACATTACGGTTACTATGAGCGGCATGCTTCTGAATCAGAAATCACTCATTTATATGTAATACCTGTAAACGTCAAAGAGATTACTAAGGCATTTGCGGCCCTTTCACCTGTTGTGCATACACAAAAAATGGCATTGGACCCAATAAGCATAAAGGAAGAAGCCGCATTTTTAGAACAAGTAAAAAAGAAAGCAGGGCTTGATGTTGCGCTGGTTATGGATGCATTACAGTTGATTAAAGTTTATTATACCACGCAAAGAAGAAAAACAGGAGAACTATTTTACTTACATCCCATGGCAGTGGCCTCTATTTTACTCACTATAACCCAAGATGCTAATGTTATTATTGCTGGCCTGGTCCATGATGTAGTACAAAATACCCCGCTGACAGAAGCAGGTTTAACTACCCTATTTGGTGCTGCTATTACACAGATTGTATCAGCTTCAGCGTGCTTAGAGAAAGAACTACCAGGCCAAACAGATGACTATACTGCCTATATCCAAGCTATAATGGGTGATACAAATCATGATGCGATACTGGTTAGGCTGGCAGATGTGTTACATAATGCAAGAACCATTTCTGGTCATACTATTGAAAAACAGATAGAAAAAGCAAGGTTAATCCAAAAATTTTACCTGCCATTGGCCATGCACATACAACTAGTCGATATAACCCATGAATTACAGTTACATAGTGAAAAAGTATTAAATATAGCCATGGGAAAAGAGTAGGGAAGCGTTATCGTTTTGTCACTTTATCCATCTATCCTGAATAGTATATAAAGTGAGGCTGTTAAACTTTTGTTTTTTTATTAAAAAAACATTAAAATCTGATTAAGAGTATCATCTCTGTATTAACTTTCAGAAATATCAGAAATATGGGTTTGACAAAAAGTATACAGCGCATCAAGTCCGTAAGTTTATCAATTCTTGTATGGACGAATATTTTACTAACTACTTTGAGTTGCATCAAGTTTCATACGTCATATGGCCTTGTAGAACCCGCTACTTCTGAAACAGAAAAACCCCTAAAGCTACAAAGCTTAAAGAGTTTGTCTTTAGCAGCTAATATGGGTACTATCATTACTAAAATTACTAAAGATAATCAAGACGTAGTGTTCCATGCGTTTTTCGAAAATAAAGATCTTCAAGAAAAGTGGAGTAAGTTGTGTAGTAGTGGACATTACCATCAGTGTATGGGAAATCTTGCTAGGCTCATTGAGGATAATAAACTTACATTAGGGATACTAGATGGTAACGGATATGCTCCTATACATTACGTAGCACAAAACCTTAACCTAAAAGATCCGCATGTTATAGATCTTTTTGAGAAGCTACTTGACTATAGCAAAGCTTATGTAAATTTATTCTCTGAGCCTAGAGATCTTGAGCCCGGTAATACTCCTTTACATCTAGCAGCAGGGTATAATAATAACCCAGTGATCACTACGTTATTGTTATTGATAAATAAGCGTACTGATGTAAATCAAGAAAATGAGGATTGTAATACTCCTTTACAGCTAGCAGCTATGCATAATCATAACCCAGAGATAATTAGTATACTAAGAGCTAAGAGTCCTAAGGTAAATCATAAAGACATTTACAGGAATAATCTTCTACATCTAGCAGCTAGGTGTAATGATAGTCCAACGGTCATTCAGGAATTAGCGGCTAGCGGTGTTGGTATAAATCAAAAAATCGTCAAAGATGGACTCCTTTACATGTAGCAGCATTTAATATTAATCTACCAGTGGTTAAAGAGTTATTAAATCTAGGTGCTAGAGTAAATAAAAAAATAAAGACGGGGATACCCCTTTATATCTAGCCGTATGCCCCGATATAAACAAAAAAATAGATGATAATAATCTGCCAATCGTTCAGTTATTAATAAATAAGGGTGTTAAAGTAAATAAAAAAATAAAGCTGGAAAGACTCCTTTAGATACAGTAAAAGCTAACTCACCGATAGCTCTGATGTTGCAACAGTACAAAGATAAAGGATTGAAAACGAAAAATCTCAAGAGGGATTAAACGACGAGCCAGGTTGCTCGAAAAAAAAGCAAAAATTTGATAAGGAATAGTAGTCAAAGTTTAATGTATCCGTTCTAAATGCATAAGCTTTATTTTTAATATCCTATACGCTACAGTAATCACTGATATTATTTTCTTAAATTGGCATCATTAGACCTTCTGCAAAACCTATTTGTGATCAGCAGTTTTTAGGAGAAGCGCAGTCGCCAGAATACTAAATGTATTTGAGGAGCATAGACAAGCTTCAACACCAAAATTGCCATTTAGCAATAGGTTTTGCAGAAGGTCTATTGTATGAACAGATAGATACGATTAAAGTCACTCGATAGCGTTTTTTATGATGCATTTAAAAGGAAAAAAAATATTCATTACAGGTGCTTCACGCGGCATTGGCAAGGCGATTGCACTTAAACTAGCAGCGGAAGGAGGCGATATTGCTTTTACCTATTGTGGGTCTGATTTGGAAGCAGTACAGGCTACAGAAGCGGCATTAAGCGCTTTTGGTGTACAGGTAAAAAGTTTTCATACAGATGCTGCTGATTTTCAGGCTACTGATAAGGCAGTAGCGGATATGGTAGCAGCGTTTGGTGGGTTAGATGTATTGATTAACAATGCCGGCATCACGAGAGACAACTTGCTGCTGCGCATGCCAGAAGCCGATTGGGATGCGGTGCTGAATGTCAATTTAAAGTCTGTTTTTAACACGGTGAAGGCATCGCTAAAAACCTTTCTTAAGCAGCGCAGTGGTTCTATTATCAATATAGCCTCTATTGTAGGCATTAGTGGCCATGCTGGACAAGCCAATTACGCTGCGTCCAAAGCTGGTATGATTGGTTTAACCAAATCCATTGCTTTAGAGCTAGGCAGTAGAAATATACGTGCCAATGTGATTGCACCTGGTTTTATAGCCACTGCTATGACCGATCAGCTTGAAGCATCATTACAGCAAGCATGGATGGAAAAGATTCCACTTAAGCGTGTCGGGTGCCCAGAAGATGTAGCAAACTGTGCACTCTTTTTAGCTTCTGATGCCTCAAGCTACATTACGGGGCAGGTGATTCAGATAGATGGTGGGTTGCTTACATAACATCATGAACCTCTTTCAAAACTCAATTTCTGATGGCAATTTTGGTGTCGAAGCTTGTCTATGCTCCTCCAATACATCTAGTATGCTGACGACTGTGTTTCTCCTAAAACTGAAAGAGGTTCAACTGATAAGGAAGGAGCGATCTTTCGCACTAGCCCTTGTAAAACCTTTCCTGGTCCACATTCAATACATGCTGTAATCCCATCTTCCACCATATGGTGAATCGTTTTGGTCCAGTAAATGGGTGCAACCAACTGCTGTAGTAAGTTTGCTTTAATGGTTTCTGGATC encodes:
- a CDS encoding ankyrin repeat domain-containing protein, whose product is MSCIKFHTSYGLVEPATSETEKPLKLQSLKSLSLAANMGTIITKITKDNQDVVFHAFFENKDLQEKWSKLCSSGHYHQCMGNLARLIEDNKLTLGILDGNGYAPIHYVAQNLNLKDPHVIDLFEKLLDYSKAYVNLFSEPRDLEPGNTPLHLAAGYNNNPVITTLLLLINKRTDVNQENEDCNTPLQLAAMHNHNPEIISILRAKSPKVNHKDIYRNNLLHLAARCNDSPTVIQELAASGVGINQKIVKDGLLYM
- the fabG gene encoding 3-oxoacyl-[acyl-carrier-protein] reductase encodes the protein MMHLKGKKIFITGASRGIGKAIALKLAAEGGDIAFTYCGSDLEAVQATEAALSAFGVQVKSFHTDAADFQATDKAVADMVAAFGGLDVLINNAGITRDNLLLRMPEADWDAVLNVNLKSVFNTVKASLKTFLKQRSGSIINIASIVGISGHAGQANYAASKAGMIGLTKSIALELGSRNIRANVIAPGFIATAMTDQLEASLQQAWMEKIPLKRVGCPEDVANCALFLASDASSYITGQVIQIDGGLLT